One window of Mangrovibacterium diazotrophicum genomic DNA carries:
- a CDS encoding MBOAT family O-acyltransferase: MEKQLTKILEQLIHYQEHNPLFYTKVAFWIAFAITLAFYSLFYRKSILRNSYLLLISWYIYYQMNGAFLSLLIFSCLANYGFGRLIDLHRKNRFWLIFSVSFNLLLLIYFKYTYFFTETINNTFHTDYQVFNWLGWFLNQITDGMADVHSIVLPIGISFYTFQAISYLSDVRTRKVEAVRNPIDFSFYLSFFPQLVAGPIVRAAAFIPQLYQKYRLSNTELSHAAFLILKGLFKKMVVADFLALNFVDRIFDAPGAYSGLENLLGVYGYSIQIYCDFSGYTDIAIGLALILGYKIPVNFNAPYTANGLSDFWHRWHISLSLWLRDYLYIPLGGNRKGKFRTHLNLIVTMLLGGLWHGASWRFIIWGGIHGVGLSVEKMIQKFRKSKSGPSSNKWLRVGSILLTFQLVSLAWIFFRAPDQETIYRMFYQFREHFIPQLTSEGVMTYLPTLGMLLLGFLLIWFPFDAKEKIRGWFIRQHFVLQVCIAAAVVLVIQYVSTSDIQPFIYFRF; encoded by the coding sequence ATGGAAAAGCAACTGACGAAAATACTGGAACAGCTGATTCACTACCAGGAACACAACCCGCTGTTCTATACCAAAGTTGCTTTTTGGATTGCATTCGCCATCACCCTTGCTTTTTACAGCCTATTTTACCGCAAAAGCATTCTGCGCAACAGCTACCTCCTGCTGATCAGTTGGTACATTTATTACCAGATGAACGGTGCATTCCTGTCGCTGCTCATCTTCTCGTGCCTGGCGAATTACGGTTTTGGCCGACTAATCGACCTACACCGAAAAAACCGCTTCTGGCTGATCTTTTCGGTGAGCTTCAACTTGCTGCTTTTAATCTACTTCAAATACACCTATTTTTTCACGGAGACCATTAACAACACCTTTCACACCGACTACCAGGTTTTCAACTGGCTTGGTTGGTTCCTGAATCAGATCACGGACGGGATGGCCGATGTGCACAGTATTGTACTTCCTATCGGTATTTCCTTTTACACATTCCAGGCCATTAGCTATTTGTCGGATGTTCGTACCCGAAAGGTTGAAGCCGTTCGAAATCCAATCGATTTCAGTTTTTACCTGAGCTTTTTCCCGCAGCTCGTTGCCGGACCAATTGTGCGGGCAGCAGCTTTCATACCGCAACTTTATCAGAAATACCGCCTGAGCAATACGGAATTGAGCCATGCTGCTTTCCTCATACTAAAGGGGCTCTTCAAAAAGATGGTCGTTGCCGACTTTCTGGCGCTGAACTTTGTCGACCGTATTTTTGACGCACCGGGTGCTTATTCGGGACTTGAAAACCTGCTCGGCGTTTACGGATACTCTATCCAGATTTATTGCGACTTCTCCGGCTATACCGACATTGCGATCGGACTGGCATTAATATTAGGCTACAAGATACCTGTGAACTTCAATGCGCCTTACACGGCCAACGGCCTTTCGGATTTCTGGCATCGCTGGCATATCTCGCTTTCGCTGTGGCTGCGCGACTACCTGTACATTCCGCTCGGAGGAAACCGAAAAGGCAAGTTCCGCACACACCTGAACCTGATTGTCACCATGCTGTTGGGTGGACTCTGGCACGGGGCCAGCTGGCGCTTCATCATTTGGGGAGGTATTCACGGCGTTGGCCTTTCCGTCGAGAAAATGATTCAGAAATTCCGGAAATCAAAGTCCGGGCCAAGCAGCAACAAATGGCTCCGGGTTGGCTCCATACTCCTGACTTTTCAGCTGGTGAGCCTGGCCTGGATTTTCTTTCGCGCACCCGACCAGGAAACCATCTACCGGATGTTTTACCAATTCCGGGAACACTTCATACCACAACTCACTTCGGAAGGTGTAATGACCTATTTGCCGACACTGGGAATGTTGCTGCTCGGCTTTCTGCTCATCTGGTTTCCGTTTGATGCCAAAGAAAAAATCCGTGGCTGGTTCATCCGCCAACACTTCGTTCTTCAGGTTTGCATTGCGGCGGCAGTTGTACTCGTCATTCAATACGTTTCAACCTCGGATATACAACCGTTCATCTATTTCAGGTTTTAA
- a CDS encoding YkgJ family cysteine cluster protein produces the protein MYRKVQRVQKVLKNAALHTQKFGKNSGITCVSKCHLCCLKKDISASPLEFLPLAYFLYKEGRADEVYDRLEQLPENDLCILFSALGTAAGGCSEYTYRGLICRLFGYASNRDKMGQNRLVTCKPIKESTPYAQLTSKQLVKAPVMSEYYMQLAAIDFGLANEQLQINQAIKRALELVMTYYMYRGRGKRA, from the coding sequence ATGTACCGGAAAGTTCAACGCGTGCAAAAAGTCCTGAAGAATGCTGCTTTGCACACCCAAAAGTTTGGCAAAAATAGTGGTATTACCTGTGTCTCCAAGTGTCACCTGTGCTGCCTGAAAAAAGACATCAGCGCCAGTCCGCTTGAGTTTTTACCACTGGCTTATTTTTTATACAAGGAAGGACGTGCCGACGAGGTTTACGATCGTCTGGAACAACTCCCGGAGAATGACTTGTGCATTCTTTTCTCAGCTTTGGGAACTGCCGCCGGCGGATGCAGCGAATATACTTATCGCGGGCTTATCTGTCGATTATTCGGATATGCTTCAAACCGCGACAAGATGGGACAGAACCGACTGGTTACCTGCAAGCCAATTAAAGAAAGTACGCCCTACGCGCAGCTAACTAGCAAACAGCTGGTGAAAGCGCCCGTCATGAGCGAATATTACATGCAGCTGGCAGCAATTGACTTTGGGCTGGCGAATGAGCAGCTCCAAATTAACCAGGCTATTAAACGGGCGCTGGAGCTGGTTATGACCTATTACATGTATCGTGGACGCGGTAAGCGAGCATGA
- a CDS encoding alpha-L-fucosidase, which translates to MKKKLEHVLRKGSLLVLGSVLFACSPKQAKTVETIYEPTWESLAKHNSEPEWFKDAKLGIYFHWGVYSVPAFQSEWYPAWMYYTNLPKDHKGAVVHDHHVATYGADFDYHDFIPQFTAENFDAADWAGLFEKAGARFAGLVAQHHDGFAMWDSKINHWNAAEMGPHKDITGELLAELKKRDIKTITTFHHARNLQRYANDSTHWANSGNVGNDSHFAYDPNAVTSTTDEKLKYLYGNIPADEFYDRWLGQVNEVVDQYAPDMIWFDSWLDKIPEEYREKMLAHHYNAGESRGQEPIAFYKQEDLPDSVALIDIEQGGKTEISDKYWLTDITISDGSWCYTNGLKYKKADLIIRNMIDVWSKKGVVLLNVSPMANGIIPQEQRDVLLEIGDWIKRHEEAVYNTRAHSVFGYGIAEFEKGHFGGQSATMKYSKDDVRFSKSKDGNTLYVYLLGMPDANQELELEHVFEPNPGQNIKGVRVVGSSIDLKWSVVDDKLKVTTPEAEAMDEIATVLKVEFI; encoded by the coding sequence ATGAAGAAGAAATTAGAACATGTATTGAGGAAAGGATCATTGCTGGTGTTAGGGAGTGTCCTGTTTGCGTGTAGCCCGAAACAGGCTAAAACGGTGGAAACAATTTATGAGCCGACATGGGAGTCGCTGGCCAAACACAATTCTGAGCCCGAGTGGTTTAAAGATGCCAAGTTGGGGATTTATTTCCATTGGGGAGTTTATTCGGTACCCGCTTTTCAGTCTGAGTGGTACCCGGCCTGGATGTATTATACAAACTTGCCCAAAGACCACAAGGGGGCAGTTGTTCACGATCACCATGTAGCTACTTACGGTGCCGATTTTGATTACCATGATTTCATTCCTCAGTTTACAGCGGAGAACTTTGATGCTGCAGATTGGGCTGGCTTGTTTGAAAAAGCAGGGGCTCGTTTTGCGGGGTTGGTGGCTCAACATCACGATGGATTCGCGATGTGGGACAGTAAAATCAATCACTGGAACGCTGCAGAAATGGGACCTCACAAGGATATCACGGGGGAGTTGCTCGCTGAGCTAAAAAAGCGCGACATAAAGACGATTACCACTTTTCATCATGCCCGCAATTTGCAACGCTATGCGAATGATAGCACTCACTGGGCGAATAGTGGTAACGTTGGAAACGACAGTCATTTTGCCTACGATCCCAACGCGGTAACCAGTACGACCGACGAAAAACTAAAGTACCTGTATGGCAACATTCCGGCTGACGAGTTTTATGATCGTTGGTTAGGACAGGTGAACGAGGTGGTCGATCAATACGCGCCGGACATGATCTGGTTCGATTCGTGGTTGGATAAAATCCCGGAAGAATATCGGGAAAAGATGCTGGCACACCACTATAATGCTGGCGAGAGTCGGGGCCAGGAGCCAATCGCTTTCTACAAACAGGAAGATTTGCCGGACAGCGTGGCGCTGATTGACATTGAACAGGGTGGTAAAACCGAAATCTCAGACAAATATTGGTTGACCGACATTACCATCAGCGATGGTAGCTGGTGTTATACGAACGGATTAAAATACAAGAAAGCTGACCTGATTATCCGTAACATGATTGATGTATGGAGTAAGAAGGGTGTAGTTTTGTTAAATGTATCACCAATGGCGAACGGCATCATTCCGCAAGAACAACGGGATGTGCTTCTGGAGATAGGCGATTGGATTAAGCGACATGAAGAAGCGGTGTACAACACACGGGCACATTCTGTGTTTGGTTATGGAATCGCTGAGTTTGAAAAAGGTCATTTTGGTGGTCAGTCGGCCACAATGAAATACTCGAAGGATGATGTTCGGTTTAGCAAATCGAAGGATGGAAATACCTTGTATGTGTATTTGTTGGGTATGCCTGATGCCAACCAGGAGCTGGAGCTGGAGCATGTGTTTGAACCCAACCCAGGACAAAACATTAAAGGTGTTCGTGTTGTAGGAAGTAGTATCGATCTGAAATGGTCAGTCGTCGACGATAAATTAAAAGTGACAACACCTGAGGCTGAAGCGATGGATGAAATTGCAACAGTACTCAAGGTCGAGTTTATATAG
- a CDS encoding MFS transporter, protein MSLKKMFRGESTKAVHPITFMFLYLPFGIFNGYTSVTLGFLLTKAGVPLSGVASIVALPYLPNILKFLWAPLVDTTLTVKKWYHIANIGTAAGILATSVVPLNSSFLPVLMAVVLLTALANTNIAMTTEILIAQDVPEEEKGRAGGWLQAGNLGGFGVGGGAGIWLAERLSAPWMSGAIIALISLLCGLGLLFLKEPEPFKREENYLKTVGILLKDIWILIKSRAGFLALVLCFLPIGSGAASSLWSSISGNWNASPDAVALAVGVVGGVASAVGCLVGGWICDRMDRKKAYILFGLLEGAVAIMMAISPRTQLMFVIWTSIYAVTVGFAYAGFSAFVLEAIGRMGAATKYNVFAALSNIPIYFMIFVDEWAHGKWSSTGLLIAEAVMPVLGAALFISVFVLSRMKPAAVREV, encoded by the coding sequence ATGAGCTTGAAGAAAATGTTTCGGGGAGAATCGACAAAGGCGGTGCATCCCATCACGTTTATGTTCTTGTACCTGCCGTTCGGAATTTTCAATGGCTACACCAGCGTGACCTTGGGATTTTTGCTGACGAAAGCAGGAGTTCCGTTGTCCGGGGTCGCTTCCATTGTGGCACTTCCGTATCTGCCAAACATTCTCAAGTTCTTATGGGCACCTTTGGTCGACACAACGCTGACGGTGAAGAAATGGTATCACATCGCCAATATTGGTACAGCAGCAGGTATTCTGGCAACGAGTGTGGTTCCCTTGAATTCAAGCTTTTTGCCGGTACTGATGGCGGTCGTACTCCTAACTGCCCTTGCTAATACCAATATTGCAATGACGACCGAGATCTTAATCGCGCAGGATGTTCCGGAAGAGGAAAAAGGACGTGCCGGTGGCTGGTTGCAAGCGGGCAATTTAGGAGGTTTTGGTGTTGGCGGCGGTGCCGGAATCTGGTTAGCCGAACGACTTTCAGCACCCTGGATGTCGGGAGCAATTATTGCTTTGATCTCGTTGTTGTGCGGTTTAGGCCTATTGTTTCTGAAAGAACCCGAGCCGTTTAAACGCGAAGAAAATTACCTGAAAACGGTTGGCATACTTCTCAAAGATATTTGGATATTGATCAAATCGCGGGCGGGATTTTTAGCTCTTGTCCTCTGTTTTTTGCCAATTGGTTCAGGGGCAGCTTCCAGCCTGTGGTCGTCCATTTCCGGCAATTGGAACGCATCGCCGGATGCCGTGGCATTGGCAGTGGGCGTTGTGGGGGGTGTTGCTTCGGCGGTTGGCTGCCTGGTTGGCGGGTGGATCTGCGACCGGATGGACCGCAAAAAAGCCTACATTCTATTTGGTTTGCTTGAGGGAGCGGTGGCGATCATGATGGCCATTAGCCCGCGCACACAACTCATGTTTGTCATCTGGACTTCCATTTATGCAGTGACGGTTGGTTTTGCTTATGCCGGATTTAGCGCATTCGTTTTGGAAGCAATCGGGAGAATGGGGGCGGCGACCAAATACAATGTTTTTGCTGCACTTTCGAACATACCGATCTACTTCATGATATTCGTTGATGAGTGGGCACATGGCAAGTGGAGCTCAACCGGACTGTTGATTGCCGAAGCCGTGATGCCGGTTCTGGGAGCGGCGTTGTTTATTTCGGTTTTTGTATTGAGCCGGATGAAACCTGCCGCAGTTCGGGAGGTTTGA
- a CDS encoding PAS domain-containing sensor histidine kinase, whose amino-acid sequence MDGKSLSIEEEKLRNLIELATDGILLGSNEGIVIEANSTFCQMIGRPKEELVGLFIADIPFVKASVEQTPFRFDLLRSGQLVVSERELIRSDGTTITIEMRTKMMPDGTYQSIYRDISERKKYESQLLDYANQLSKLNEDKDHFITILAHDLVSPFNTILGYLGVLNSNLDSYDRSTIKKQVEIVNEASTKAFDLLQEILTWSRSTSGTMSFEPDYFNLKDICQKTIDILEPIAGNKKIIIANRIDKKLQVYTDANMLRIIIRNLLTNALKFTNLNGKVSFDATEKDGQIIVSVKDTGKGITEEILATLFKNMHNQPTQGTSREIGNGLGLVICKMLAERQGGSIWVESEVGVGSTFYVSVPIQES is encoded by the coding sequence ATGGACGGAAAATCGTTGAGTATTGAAGAAGAAAAACTTCGCAACTTAATTGAATTGGCGACTGATGGTATCCTGCTTGGTTCGAATGAGGGGATCGTAATTGAGGCAAATTCAACATTTTGCCAGATGATTGGGCGCCCCAAAGAAGAGTTGGTGGGTTTATTTATTGCGGACATTCCTTTTGTGAAAGCAAGTGTTGAGCAAACTCCTTTCCGCTTCGACTTGCTACGCAGCGGACAATTGGTGGTGAGTGAGCGCGAGTTGATTCGTTCGGACGGAACGACAATTACCATTGAAATGCGCACGAAAATGATGCCCGATGGTACTTACCAATCGATTTACCGCGATATTTCGGAACGTAAAAAGTATGAATCGCAGCTGTTGGACTATGCCAACCAGCTGAGCAAGCTGAATGAAGATAAAGACCATTTTATTACCATTCTGGCGCACGATTTGGTCAGCCCGTTCAACACCATCCTGGGGTATTTGGGGGTTCTCAATTCGAATCTCGACAGTTATGACAGGTCGACAATCAAGAAGCAGGTCGAAATCGTCAATGAAGCTTCAACAAAGGCGTTCGATCTGTTGCAGGAAATTTTAACCTGGTCTCGCTCCACTTCCGGTACCATGAGCTTTGAGCCGGACTACTTCAACCTGAAAGACATTTGCCAGAAAACGATTGACATCTTGGAGCCGATTGCCGGGAACAAAAAGATCATCATTGCAAACAGAATTGACAAAAAGCTGCAGGTGTATACGGATGCGAACATGCTTCGGATTATTATCCGCAACCTGCTGACCAATGCATTGAAATTTACCAATCTCAATGGAAAAGTCAGCTTTGACGCCACAGAGAAAGATGGTCAAATCATCGTATCGGTGAAGGACACCGGTAAAGGTATCACGGAAGAAATATTAGCAACTTTATTCAAGAATATGCATAACCAGCCCACGCAGGGAACATCTCGGGAAATCGGGAATGGACTGGGCTTGGTAATTTGTAAAATGCTGGCCGAACGCCAGGGCGGATCGATATGGGTTGAAAGCGAAGTTGGCGTTGGCAGCACCTTTTATGTCAGTGTTCCAATTCAGGAAAGCTAA
- a CDS encoding LysR family transcriptional regulator, translating to MVNLEWYRTFKEIYETGTLTQAAVALYSSQPGVSVHLNSLEAYVGKKLFERTSRKMIPTEEGKILYECIIEPLNKLEIAEQHFKKTTQEKYPSINIGMCSELFQLVVEPEIPTLNFDLVARFGDHSELIKDLNNGLLDLVITPQKQTDKKSIIDYVPFTKERIVLIAGVKTDVSLVMKHIEANDWKELERELLKNTWYSSSNEMEHFRRFWFENFNRKPTFKPNYILPSITSIIRCLNNGSGFSIVPDFLCQDEILTNKINLIWKGKVKTENTLYFASRGDSKNKKELDVLQNIFKTKMKNVAQHLG from the coding sequence ATGGTAAACCTTGAATGGTATCGGACTTTTAAGGAAATCTACGAGACAGGAACGCTGACGCAGGCTGCAGTCGCATTGTATTCTTCTCAACCGGGCGTTAGTGTCCATTTAAACTCGCTGGAAGCATATGTTGGGAAGAAATTGTTTGAAAGAACTTCTCGAAAAATGATTCCAACGGAAGAGGGAAAAATCTTATATGAGTGTATAATTGAACCATTAAATAAGCTGGAGATTGCAGAACAACATTTTAAAAAAACAACACAGGAAAAATACCCTTCTATCAATATTGGAATGTGTTCTGAGTTGTTTCAACTGGTTGTTGAACCGGAGATACCCACGCTGAACTTCGATTTGGTTGCTCGGTTCGGAGACCACAGCGAGTTAATCAAGGATCTGAATAATGGCTTATTGGACCTGGTTATTACGCCGCAAAAGCAAACCGATAAAAAATCGATTATTGACTATGTTCCTTTTACCAAAGAAAGAATTGTTTTAATTGCCGGAGTAAAAACGGATGTTTCTCTCGTAATGAAACATATCGAAGCGAATGACTGGAAGGAGTTGGAACGCGAATTATTGAAAAATACCTGGTACAGTTCGTCGAATGAAATGGAACATTTTAGACGGTTCTGGTTTGAGAATTTTAACCGGAAACCAACGTTTAAACCCAATTATATACTACCAAGTATAACCTCAATAATCAGGTGTTTGAATAATGGGAGCGGTTTTTCCATCGTTCCGGATTTTCTTTGTCAAGACGAGATTCTGACGAACAAGATTAACTTGATCTGGAAAGGAAAAGTAAAGACGGAAAACACACTTTATTTTGCTTCAAGAGGAGACTCAAAAAACAAGAAAGAGTTGGACGTGCTTCAAAATATATTTAAAACGAAAATGAAAAACGTTGCGCAACATTTAGGATAA
- a CDS encoding NAD(P)H-dependent oxidoreductase: protein MKNILVINGGHPFAHSEGRFNDTLFRTTTEYFKSIADKEVKSTEVGTDYDPLEEVEKFKWADLIIYHTPIWWFQVPFGFKKYLDTVFTAGHQNGMYSSDGRTRTNPDFNYGTGGLLHGKKYILTTSWNAPKTAFTLENEFFNQKSVDEGVMYGFHRMNAFTGMELLATHHFHDIEKNANVPLELKNYHAFLNEVIKSN, encoded by the coding sequence ATGAAAAACATACTAGTAATCAATGGAGGTCATCCATTTGCCCATTCGGAAGGTCGGTTTAATGATACTCTATTCAGAACGACAACAGAGTATTTTAAATCTATCGCCGACAAAGAGGTGAAGTCAACTGAAGTCGGTACCGATTATGATCCCCTGGAGGAGGTTGAAAAGTTCAAATGGGCAGACTTAATTATTTACCACACGCCTATTTGGTGGTTTCAAGTTCCCTTTGGTTTTAAAAAATACCTTGATACTGTCTTCACTGCAGGACATCAAAACGGCATGTACAGCAGCGATGGAAGAACCAGAACAAATCCTGATTTTAATTACGGAACCGGGGGCTTGCTGCATGGGAAGAAATACATTCTCACAACAAGTTGGAATGCCCCTAAAACGGCGTTTACATTGGAAAACGAATTTTTCAATCAAAAGAGTGTTGATGAAGGCGTCATGTATGGATTTCACAGAATGAATGCTTTCACTGGAATGGAATTATTGGCAACTCACCATTTTCATGATATCGAGAAAAATGCGAATGTGCCGCTGGAGTTGAAAAACTACCATGCTTTTTTAAATGAAGTGATCAAGTCCAATTAA
- a CDS encoding mechanosensitive ion channel family protein: MRKRASIQLGFLLVFLMLAVTGRAADTTQQNVLQLPDTINMIVSQGGPVAVADSASAAADTTKTTDGGLKKAVESGPPVELKEIFSFAKIFWAIVFCLVGYFIIRFLSKSIEAWSEKNAERRIKGKALLPVVKIASWIIVSYIVIRGIFNPPLGSLIAFGASIGVAIGFAAQDLLKNIFGGFVILIDRPFKVGDKIEVGSVYGEVLDMSLRSTRIQTADDSLVTLPNGELLNQPISNSNSGESNCQVVAEIYLPITIDTVKVRQIAVEAAQTSQYIYLAKPIAVLFFNDIKHDKLCYKMRLKAYVMDIRYEFAFKSEMTEIVISELLKAGILDPKISI; encoded by the coding sequence ATGCGAAAAAGAGCTTCTATACAATTGGGATTTTTGCTGGTGTTCCTGATGCTGGCCGTCACAGGGCGGGCAGCCGACACCACGCAGCAAAATGTACTGCAATTGCCCGATACCATCAATATGATCGTTTCACAAGGGGGACCGGTTGCTGTTGCCGATTCGGCTAGTGCAGCTGCCGACACCACGAAAACAACCGATGGTGGGTTGAAGAAAGCGGTGGAAAGCGGCCCCCCGGTCGAACTGAAGGAAATCTTCTCCTTTGCCAAGATTTTCTGGGCGATCGTTTTTTGCCTTGTTGGCTACTTTATCATTCGCTTCCTCTCCAAGAGTATCGAGGCGTGGTCCGAGAAGAATGCGGAGCGACGCATTAAGGGCAAGGCGCTTTTGCCGGTGGTGAAAATTGCCAGCTGGATTATTGTCAGTTACATTGTTATTCGCGGTATTTTCAATCCTCCGCTTGGCTCGTTGATTGCATTCGGCGCGTCCATTGGGGTGGCCATTGGATTTGCCGCGCAGGACTTGCTCAAAAATATTTTCGGTGGATTTGTCATACTGATTGACCGTCCCTTTAAGGTGGGCGATAAGATTGAGGTGGGCAGCGTGTACGGTGAGGTGCTCGACATGTCGCTGCGCTCGACCCGGATCCAAACGGCCGACGACTCGCTGGTTACCCTGCCCAATGGCGAACTGCTGAACCAGCCTATTTCCAACTCAAATTCGGGGGAATCGAACTGCCAGGTGGTAGCCGAAATTTACCTGCCCATCACGATCGACACGGTCAAGGTGCGGCAAATTGCTGTTGAAGCCGCGCAAACGTCTCAATATATTTACCTCGCCAAGCCCATTGCCGTTTTGTTTTTCAACGACATTAAGCACGACAAACTTTGCTACAAAATGCGACTGAAAGCCTACGTGATGGATATCCGCTACGAGTTCGCCTTTAAGAGTGAGATGACCGAAATCGTTATCAGTGAGTTGCTGAAAGCCGGTATTCTTGACCCGAAGATTTCGATTTAG